One Vicinamibacterales bacterium DNA segment encodes these proteins:
- a CDS encoding cupin domain-containing protein, with translation MRAVVVPPGEGRDIAVGSAGTGVTVKASASETGGLCTVWEGRVPPGAVGAGPHYHRERDELFYVLDGELELRLGDAERTVRRGTFAFVPRGIVHGFRNASRADATMLVVHHPAGFDRFLEEMQQLMARRGTHAERAELADRFDMIPVRPVAEPGSSR, from the coding sequence ATGAGAGCGGTTGTCGTGCCACCTGGCGAAGGCCGGGACATTGCCGTCGGGTCGGCTGGAACGGGCGTGACCGTCAAGGCCAGCGCCTCTGAAACAGGCGGGCTGTGCACCGTCTGGGAGGGACGGGTGCCGCCGGGGGCGGTCGGCGCGGGGCCCCATTACCATCGCGAGCGGGACGAGCTCTTCTACGTCCTCGACGGCGAGCTGGAGCTGCGCCTCGGAGATGCGGAGCGCACCGTCCGCCGCGGGACCTTCGCCTTCGTCCCTCGCGGCATCGTCCACGGCTTTCGCAACGCCAGCCGCGCCGACGCGACCATGCTCGTGGTGCACCACCCGGCCGGTTTCGATCGGTTTCTCGAAGAGATGCAGCAGCTGATGGCCAGACGCGGGACGCACGCCGAGCGGGCCGAGCTCGCCGACCGCTTCGACATGATCCCCGTCCGGCCAGTCGCGGAGCCCGGATCCAGCCGCTGA
- a CDS encoding M55 family metallopeptidase, which translates to MRRLPLALLALVCLALQPVRTQPRGLKVHISVDMEGIAGVVTGDQLGPAGFEYGRFREFMTAEALAAVAAAKEAGATDIVVADSHGNGENLLVERFPADVRLVRSWPRKLEMMAGIDQTFDAAVFIGYHASTTNPAGVRAHTFSSATLTKVTLNGVEMSEGAWNAAVAGHFKVPVVMVSGDDAAVAEIRKVVGPIEGVETKQSLGFHSAVTRTPEAVQAMIGPAVKAGLARRGSLTPYTPQGPLVVDVTFKNYLPAEVLAYLPMFERSSAHSVRFRPKDMAEAAATIQFITEYRVDLTP; encoded by the coding sequence ATGCGACGTCTGCCGCTCGCGCTGCTCGCCCTCGTGTGCCTCGCCCTCCAGCCGGTCCGCACGCAGCCGCGCGGGCTCAAGGTCCACATCTCGGTGGACATGGAAGGCATCGCGGGCGTCGTGACGGGCGACCAGCTCGGGCCCGCCGGCTTCGAGTACGGGCGCTTCCGGGAGTTCATGACGGCCGAGGCGCTGGCGGCCGTCGCCGCCGCGAAGGAGGCCGGCGCCACGGACATCGTCGTGGCCGACTCGCACGGCAACGGCGAGAACCTGCTGGTGGAGCGCTTTCCCGCCGACGTGCGCCTCGTGCGCTCGTGGCCCCGCAAGCTGGAGATGATGGCCGGCATCGACCAGACCTTCGACGCGGCCGTCTTCATCGGGTATCACGCCTCCACCACGAACCCCGCGGGCGTGCGGGCCCACACCTTCTCCAGCGCCACGCTCACCAAGGTGACGTTGAACGGCGTGGAGATGTCGGAGGGCGCCTGGAACGCCGCCGTCGCCGGGCACTTCAAGGTGCCCGTCGTGATGGTATCGGGCGACGACGCCGCCGTGGCCGAGATCCGCAAGGTGGTCGGGCCCATCGAGGGCGTGGAGACCAAGCAGTCGCTGGGCTTCCACTCAGCCGTCACGCGGACGCCCGAGGCGGTGCAGGCGATGATCGGACCGGCCGTGAAAGCCGGTCTGGCCCGCCGCGGCTCGCTGACGCCCTACACGCCGCAGGGACCGCTCGTCGTGGACGTGACGTTCAAGAACTATCTGCCGGCCGAGGTGCTGGCCTACCTGCCGATGTTCGAGCGCTCCAGCGCGCACTCGGTGCGGTTCCGGCCGAAGGACATGGCCGAGGCCGCCGCCACGATCCAGTTCATCACCGAGTACCGCGTGGACCTCACGCCGTAG
- a CDS encoding peptidyl-alpha-hydroxyglycine alpha-amidating lyase family protein yields MRRLTYGLVLAAAAAGLALHAQTPPQKPPDAAETALRAAVGHAPEIHGLEASAITVPGVELGMVSWVASAPDGTVYLLQRGDKADPVLAIDRMGTVVRSWGKGRYVMPHAIRVDPQGNVWTTDAASSHVIKYSKTGQVLLDIAVGGQPTPCRNNFCGTTDVAFAANGHLFISDGYANARILEYTADGTKVREWGAPGNGPGQFVLPHSIQLDAAGLVYVADRENGRVQRFDQTGKYLGEWVYGKTFGLKADGAFMWLSTQPLQQPNLSPGWLMKVDTKTGAIAGWVPSAGNHGMDVMTNGELLLGPGPNLVPQWYRRTR; encoded by the coding sequence ATGCGACGACTGACCTACGGACTCGTGCTGGCCGCCGCCGCCGCCGGCTTGGCCCTCCACGCGCAGACGCCACCGCAGAAGCCGCCGGACGCCGCCGAGACGGCACTCCGGGCCGCGGTTGGCCACGCGCCCGAGATCCACGGCCTGGAGGCCTCGGCCATCACCGTGCCGGGCGTCGAACTGGGGATGGTGTCGTGGGTGGCCTCGGCGCCGGACGGCACCGTGTACCTGCTGCAGCGCGGCGACAAGGCCGATCCCGTGCTGGCGATCGACAGGATGGGCACGGTGGTGCGGTCGTGGGGCAAGGGCCGCTATGTGATGCCGCACGCCATCCGCGTGGACCCGCAGGGGAACGTGTGGACCACCGACGCGGCCAGTTCGCACGTCATCAAGTACTCGAAGACCGGCCAGGTGCTGCTCGACATCGCGGTGGGCGGTCAGCCCACGCCGTGCCGCAACAACTTCTGCGGCACCACCGACGTGGCGTTCGCGGCCAACGGGCACCTCTTCATCAGCGACGGGTACGCCAACGCCCGGATCCTCGAGTACACGGCCGACGGCACGAAGGTGCGCGAGTGGGGCGCGCCCGGGAACGGGCCGGGCCAGTTCGTGCTGCCGCACTCGATCCAGCTCGACGCCGCGGGCCTGGTGTACGTCGCGGACCGCGAGAACGGCCGCGTCCAGCGCTTCGACCAGACGGGGAAGTACCTCGGCGAGTGGGTGTACGGGAAGACGTTCGGCCTGAAGGCCGACGGCGCGTTCATGTGGCTCTCGACGCAGCCGCTGCAGCAGCCGAACCTGTCGCCCGGCTGGCTGATGAAGGTGGACACGAAGACTGGCGCGATCGCGGGCTGGGTGCCGTCGGCAGGGAATCACGGCATGGACGTGATGACGAACGGCGAGCTCCTGCTCGGGCCTGGTCCGAATCTCGTGCCGCAGTGGTACCGGCGGACGCGGTGA
- a CDS encoding AraC family transcriptional regulator yields the protein MPNRPALLLARPPHEDRVVTEDVLSDVLGAVRLTGAVYFDFELRAPWVAEAPPSQDIVPVVMPGAQRLIEYHLLARGSCWAHAVGAEPIRLAEGDLVLFPQGDPHVLASSPGMRASPDLAMYARGSTPLPLFYEIGDGAASEARVICGFLGCDDRPFNPLLDALPRMLHVPASPGGDGWINTLLMTAVRESRSGRPGAENVLARLSELMFVETIRRHLERLPEQAGWLAGLRDPVVGKALAAFHGDPAGAWTVDTLARQAGASRSVLAERFTAMVGQPPMQYVTLWRMQLASRALKDGAAIADVAATVGYDSEAAFSRAFKKAVGHSPGAWRRTAGTPR from the coding sequence GTGCCCAATCGTCCGGCGCTCCTGCTCGCGCGTCCGCCGCACGAGGACCGCGTCGTGACCGAGGACGTGCTGTCCGACGTGCTCGGCGCCGTGCGGCTGACCGGCGCCGTCTACTTCGACTTCGAGCTCCGCGCGCCCTGGGTCGCCGAGGCCCCGCCCTCGCAGGACATCGTTCCGGTGGTGATGCCGGGCGCCCAGCGCCTGATCGAGTACCACCTGCTGGCCCGCGGCAGCTGCTGGGCCCACGCCGTCGGCGCCGAGCCGATCCGCCTCGCCGAGGGGGATCTCGTGCTCTTCCCGCAGGGGGATCCGCACGTCCTGGCGTCCAGTCCGGGAATGCGCGCCAGTCCCGACCTGGCGATGTACGCGCGCGGCTCGACGCCCCTGCCCCTCTTCTACGAGATCGGCGACGGCGCCGCGAGCGAGGCGCGCGTCATCTGCGGCTTCCTTGGGTGCGACGACCGCCCGTTCAACCCGCTGCTCGACGCGCTGCCCCGCATGCTCCACGTGCCCGCGAGCCCCGGCGGCGACGGCTGGATCAACACGCTGCTGATGACGGCCGTCCGTGAATCGCGCAGCGGCCGGCCCGGCGCCGAGAACGTCCTGGCACGGCTGTCCGAGCTGATGTTCGTCGAGACGATCCGGCGCCACCTGGAACGGCTGCCCGAGCAGGCGGGCTGGCTCGCCGGACTTCGCGATCCGGTCGTCGGCAAGGCGCTGGCGGCCTTCCACGGCGATCCGGCGGGTGCCTGGACCGTCGACACGCTGGCCCGGCAAGCGGGCGCGTCACGCTCGGTGCTGGCCGAGCGCTTCACGGCCATGGTCGGCCAGCCGCCGATGCAGTACGTGACGCTGTGGCGGATGCAGCTGGCGTCCCGCGCGCTCAAGGACGGCGCCGCGATCGCCGACGTCGCCGCGACCGTCGGCTACGACTCCGAGGCCGCCTTCAGCCGCGCGTTCAAGAAGGCCGTCGGCCACTCGCCGGGCGCCTGGCGTCGCACGGCCGGCACGCCGCGCTGA
- a CDS encoding vanadium-dependent haloperoxidase, giving the protein MGRRSIVVLMLAGAVGCARAGGDADAPKATAEVVVAWNARALGIAEAEDHFLTLKGVRTAAMMHVAMHDALNAVEPRFASYALDTHAEDADPVAAAAQAAYAVVLDQFPSRKADLDQELDRWLASVPDGPRRTRSAALGREAAAAILKTREGDGWDREAQYQWHPMGPGVYAEFHEHSGTPQGFVFGAGWAEATPFVLERADQFRTPPPPAIQSEAYTRAYDEVRTVGRDRSEIRTSDQAHLAMWWKDFAENSQNRLARQLVADEQTELWRAARLFALLNMSIIDGYVHVFADKFHYNHWRPYTAIRWAANDGNPDTTPEPDWNNLHHHTYAFPSYPSAHGTVCAAAMTVFADTYGDDHPFTMSTPEVDAAGPGSPKVAMDPPTRQFARFSDAAMECAMSRVYLGIHFRYDSTEGNALGRRIGEYAVAHALVPAS; this is encoded by the coding sequence ATGGGGAGACGCTCGATCGTCGTGCTGATGCTGGCTGGAGCTGTCGGCTGCGCGCGTGCCGGTGGCGATGCGGACGCGCCGAAGGCCACGGCAGAGGTGGTGGTGGCGTGGAACGCCCGGGCGCTGGGCATTGCCGAGGCCGAGGACCACTTCCTGACGCTCAAGGGCGTGCGGACCGCCGCCATGATGCACGTGGCCATGCACGACGCGCTCAATGCGGTGGAGCCGCGCTTCGCCTCCTACGCCCTCGACACCCATGCCGAGGACGCGGACCCGGTGGCCGCGGCGGCGCAGGCGGCCTACGCGGTCGTGCTGGATCAGTTCCCGTCGCGGAAGGCCGATCTCGACCAGGAACTGGACCGCTGGCTGGCGTCGGTACCCGACGGCCCGCGGCGCACCCGGTCCGCCGCGCTCGGGCGCGAGGCGGCGGCCGCGATCCTGAAGACGCGTGAGGGCGACGGCTGGGATCGCGAGGCGCAGTACCAGTGGCATCCGATGGGTCCGGGCGTCTACGCGGAGTTCCACGAGCACAGCGGCACGCCGCAGGGCTTCGTGTTCGGGGCGGGATGGGCCGAGGCGACGCCCTTCGTCCTGGAGCGCGCCGACCAGTTCCGTACGCCGCCGCCTCCGGCGATCCAGAGCGAGGCGTACACCCGCGCGTACGACGAGGTGCGCACGGTGGGGCGCGACCGGAGCGAGATACGCACGTCCGACCAGGCGCACCTGGCCATGTGGTGGAAGGACTTCGCCGAGAACTCGCAGAATCGCCTGGCTCGCCAGCTCGTCGCCGACGAACAGACGGAGCTGTGGCGGGCGGCGCGCCTTTTCGCCCTGCTGAACATGAGCATCATCGACGGCTACGTCCACGTCTTCGCCGACAAGTTCCACTACAACCACTGGCGGCCGTACACCGCCATCCGCTGGGCCGCCAACGACGGCAACCCGGACACGACGCCGGAGCCGGACTGGAACAACCTGCACCATCACACCTACGCGTTCCCGAGTTACCCCTCGGCCCACGGCACCGTCTGCGCAGCCGCGATGACGGTGTTCGCGGACACGTATGGCGACGACCACCCGTTCACCATGTCCACGCCGGAGGTGGACGCCGCAGGCCCGGGGTCGCCGAAGGTGGCCATGGACCCGCCAACGCGGCAGTTCGCGCGCTTCTCGGACGCCGCGATGGAGTGCGCCATGTCACGGGTCTATCTCGGCATTCACTTCCGGTACGACTCGACCGAGGGCAACGCGCTGGGACGCCGGATCGGCGAGTACGCCGTCGCCCACGCGCTGGTGCCGGCCTCCTGA
- a CDS encoding DinB family protein: MSATKTERDVMDVCDVTTAIGVGSARAESLATRLEQGARALGAMAADLTREEWTTRLPGDGRPVGVVVHHVASVYPIEIDLAQRVAKGQPIEGVTMADVHAMNARHAVDRADTTVADALALLLQNSRDAAAAIRALGDAELDRVATASLYSGAPVSCQFVLEDHAVRHSYHHLSGIARALGRALPKVGAFLLALGLVASPRPAAAQEATLVDTVRAATRDLRRPSAAIEAGWTPATGCVSGPQSGAMGVHYINPALLTDGALDAQRPEALIYETKGGRTTLVGAEFIVIADQWHAVNGAAPPILKGQHFHLVSGANRYGLPPFYELHVWAWKDNPNGTFADWHAHVTCDAVTGQ; encoded by the coding sequence ATGTCGGCGACCAAGACCGAACGAGACGTGATGGACGTGTGCGACGTGACGACGGCGATCGGCGTGGGCTCGGCCCGCGCCGAGTCCCTGGCGACGAGACTCGAGCAGGGCGCCCGCGCCCTGGGCGCGATGGCGGCGGATCTGACGCGCGAGGAATGGACCACGCGCCTTCCCGGCGACGGGCGGCCGGTGGGCGTCGTCGTCCATCACGTGGCCAGCGTCTACCCCATCGAAATCGACCTGGCGCAGCGGGTGGCGAAGGGCCAGCCGATCGAGGGCGTCACCATGGCGGACGTCCACGCCATGAACGCGCGGCACGCCGTGGACCGGGCCGACACGACGGTGGCGGACGCGCTGGCGCTGCTGCTCCAGAACAGCCGCGACGCGGCGGCGGCCATCCGCGCCCTGGGTGACGCGGAGCTCGACCGGGTGGCCACGGCCTCCCTCTACAGCGGCGCCCCCGTGAGCTGCCAGTTCGTGCTGGAGGATCACGCCGTCCGGCACAGCTATCACCACCTCTCGGGCATCGCCCGGGCGCTCGGCCGCGCGCTGCCGAAGGTCGGCGCCTTCCTGCTGGCGCTGGGCCTGGTGGCGAGCCCGCGGCCGGCGGCAGCGCAGGAGGCGACGCTGGTGGACACGGTCCGCGCGGCCACGCGCGACCTGCGACGGCCCTCGGCGGCGATCGAGGCGGGGTGGACGCCGGCCACGGGCTGCGTGAGCGGCCCGCAGTCGGGGGCGATGGGCGTCCACTACATCAACCCTGCGCTGCTGACGGACGGCGCCCTCGACGCGCAGCGGCCCGAGGCCCTGATCTACGAGACCAAGGGCGGCCGGACCACGCTGGTGGGCGCCGAGTTCATCGTCATCGCCGATCAGTGGCACGCCGTGAACGGCGCGGCGCCGCCGATCCTCAAGGGCCAGCACTTCCACCTGGTGAGCGGCGCCAACCGGTACGGCCTTCCGCCGTTCTACGAGCTGCACGTCTGGGCCTGGAAGGACAACCCGAACGGCACCTTCGCCGACTGGCACGCGCACGTCACGTGCGACGCGGTGACCGGTCAGTAG
- a CDS encoding helix-turn-helix domain-containing protein — MNRSYGQYCPLALAVEMLGERWTLLIVSRLFDGCSQFNEIHRSVPKISPSLLSKRLDELVAAGILERVPATPQAPAHYALTDAGRELEPIIVQLAVWGHQWARDMVDADLDPEFLLWSMSTRLDTAAMPPGRTVIEFEFTGTTTDFRGYWLVHDRGNVDMCLKDPGFEVTLHVKAELRRFIETWRGFRDFRTEIRAGHIEVVGPSRLARQLPTWLMLSGFAGLPRKRPGTEQRMAARRMPPDARPRRGRGRAEARATTG; from the coding sequence ATGAACCGCAGCTACGGCCAATACTGCCCGCTAGCGCTGGCGGTGGAGATGCTCGGCGAGCGCTGGACCCTCCTGATCGTCAGCCGCCTGTTCGACGGCTGCTCGCAGTTCAACGAGATTCACCGCAGCGTGCCGAAGATCTCGCCGTCGCTCCTGTCGAAGCGCCTGGACGAACTCGTGGCCGCCGGCATCCTCGAGAGAGTGCCGGCGACACCGCAGGCGCCCGCGCACTACGCGCTGACCGATGCCGGCCGCGAGCTCGAGCCCATCATCGTGCAGCTCGCGGTGTGGGGACACCAGTGGGCGCGGGACATGGTGGACGCCGACCTCGATCCCGAGTTCCTGCTGTGGAGCATGAGCACGCGCCTCGACACCGCCGCGATGCCGCCGGGCCGCACGGTGATCGAGTTCGAGTTCACGGGCACGACGACGGACTTCCGCGGGTACTGGCTGGTGCACGACCGCGGCAACGTGGACATGTGCCTGAAGGATCCGGGGTTCGAGGTGACCTTGCACGTCAAGGCGGAGCTCCGGCGGTTCATCGAGACCTGGCGCGGCTTCCGCGACTTTCGGACCGAGATCCGCGCCGGACACATCGAGGTCGTCGGCCCGTCCCGGCTCGCGCGCCAGTTGCCCACGTGGCTCATGTTGAGCGGGTTCGCCGGCCTGCCGCGGAAGCGGCCGGGAACGGAGCAGCGGATGGCCGCCCGGCGCATGCCGCCCGACGCAAGGCCCCGGCGAGGCCGCGGCCGGGCCGAGGCCCGGGCGACCACCGGCTGA
- a CDS encoding cupin domain-containing protein, with the protein MTAAADVPRINPSDETIRLGPLGVRFLLTGEDANGSVALFELTVPASQKLMAPAHSHDHYEETIYGQEGVLTWTVNGTRIEVGPGQALCIPRGAVHRFDNHGSQAAKALCAITPAAIGPDYFLECAEVIRAAAGGPPDRTKMIDIMRRHGLTPAP; encoded by the coding sequence ATGACCGCAGCAGCCGACGTTCCCCGCATCAATCCCTCGGACGAGACCATCCGTCTCGGACCGCTCGGCGTCCGCTTCCTGCTCACGGGCGAGGACGCGAACGGCAGCGTCGCGCTGTTCGAGCTGACCGTCCCCGCCTCGCAGAAGCTGATGGCGCCCGCACACAGCCACGATCACTACGAGGAGACCATCTACGGCCAAGAGGGGGTCCTGACGTGGACGGTGAACGGCACGCGCATCGAGGTCGGGCCTGGGCAGGCCCTCTGCATTCCGCGCGGTGCGGTTCACCGCTTCGACAATCACGGCAGCCAGGCCGCGAAGGCCCTCTGCGCCATCACGCCGGCCGCCATCGGGCCGGACTATTTCCTGGAGTGTGCCGAGGTCATCCGTGCCGCCGCAGGCGGACCGCCGGACCGCACGAAGATGATCGACATCATGCGCCGCCATGGCCTCACGCCGGCGCCCTGA
- a CDS encoding amidase family protein: MRARTIFAAGLAAVLATAACGGAPASPPAQQAPFDIVEAGIPEIRAALDSGRITSRQLTALYLQRIATYEDRLNAIITVNPHALEDAEAMDRERAAGKVRGPLHGIPIALKDNIHTTDVRTTGGALAFRDLVPPYDATLTTNLRDGGAIIIAKTVLTELAHWTAGAPTPMVANYTGVAGFAYNPYDPRMDPRPASMDGRPVLQTGGSSSGAGTAASFWAANVGSDTGGSIISPSNANMLAGIRPTIGRISRHGVIPITADHDTAGPMARTVTDAAILMGVLESPAPDPNDPATTTCTPPPNRDYTPFLKADALKGARIGIPRAFFYDEVTPPGGTQPQGGLSAEQAKVMAEAIAVLKAQGAEVVDPADVPSVVATTPADNFLLFTYCQGAEDKKGADANCTVNFKYGMKRDFNAWLASLGDRAPVKTLTELREWNLAHQKAGAIRFGQSRLDISDEMDVEKDKARNDADVAKDARLSRAQGLDAVLAEHKLDAILTPGGSGANLASRAGYPIIAVPFGMVPNAPREPFPDGFTANPAPFGVTFTGAQCSEPRLVALAYAFEQATKKRVPPPNLP; the protein is encoded by the coding sequence ATGCGTGCTCGTACGATCTTCGCCGCCGGGCTGGCGGCGGTCCTGGCGACCGCGGCGTGCGGCGGCGCCCCGGCGTCCCCGCCCGCGCAACAGGCGCCGTTCGACATCGTGGAGGCGGGCATCCCCGAGATCCGTGCGGCCCTGGACTCCGGGCGGATCACGTCGCGGCAGCTGACGGCCCTCTACCTCCAGCGCATCGCCACCTACGAGGATCGGCTGAACGCCATCATCACGGTGAACCCTCATGCGCTCGAGGACGCGGAGGCCATGGACCGCGAGCGCGCGGCGGGCAAGGTCCGAGGGCCCCTCCACGGCATCCCCATCGCCCTCAAGGACAACATCCACACCACCGACGTCCGCACCACGGGCGGCGCCCTGGCGTTCCGGGACCTCGTGCCGCCCTACGATGCCACGCTCACGACGAACCTGCGCGACGGCGGCGCCATCATCATCGCGAAGACGGTGCTGACCGAGCTCGCCCACTGGACGGCGGGCGCGCCCACGCCGATGGTGGCCAACTACACCGGCGTGGCGGGCTTCGCCTACAACCCGTACGACCCGCGGATGGACCCGCGTCCGGCCTCGATGGACGGACGGCCGGTGCTGCAGACCGGCGGGTCGAGCTCCGGCGCCGGCACCGCCGCCAGCTTCTGGGCGGCCAACGTCGGGTCGGACACCGGCGGGTCGATCATCTCCCCCTCCAACGCCAACATGCTGGCCGGCATCCGTCCGACGATCGGGCGCATCAGCCGCCACGGCGTGATTCCGATCACGGCCGACCACGACACCGCGGGCCCGATGGCCAGGACCGTCACCGACGCCGCCATCCTGATGGGCGTGCTGGAGAGCCCGGCGCCCGACCCCAACGACCCCGCCACGACCACCTGCACCCCGCCGCCCAACCGCGACTACACGCCGTTTCTGAAGGCCGATGCGCTCAAGGGCGCGCGGATCGGCATTCCCCGGGCGTTCTTCTACGACGAGGTGACGCCGCCCGGCGGGACGCAGCCGCAGGGCGGCCTGAGCGCCGAGCAGGCGAAGGTGATGGCCGAGGCCATCGCCGTGCTGAAGGCCCAGGGCGCCGAGGTGGTGGACCCCGCGGACGTCCCCAGCGTCGTGGCGACGACGCCCGCCGACAACTTCCTGCTGTTCACCTACTGCCAGGGGGCCGAGGACAAGAAGGGCGCGGACGCGAACTGCACCGTGAACTTCAAGTACGGCATGAAGCGCGACTTCAACGCGTGGCTGGCGAGCCTCGGCGACAGGGCGCCGGTGAAGACCTTGACGGAGCTGCGCGAGTGGAACCTGGCCCATCAGAAGGCCGGGGCGATTCGCTTCGGACAGTCGCGCCTGGACATCTCCGATGAGATGGACGTGGAAAAGGACAAGGCCCGGAACGATGCCGACGTGGCCAAGGACGCGCGGCTCAGCCGCGCCCAGGGCCTCGATGCCGTCCTCGCCGAGCACAAGCTGGACGCCATCCTGACCCCCGGCGGATCCGGCGCGAACCTGGCGTCGCGCGCCGGCTATCCGATCATCGCCGTGCCGTTCGGCATGGTGCCGAACGCGCCGCGCGAGCCGTTCCCGGACGGCTTCACCGCGAACCCCGCGCCCTTCGGCGTCACCTTCACGGGTGCGCAGTGCAGCGAGCCGCGGCTCGTGGCCCTGGCCTATGCCTTCGAGCAGGCGACGAAGAAGCGGGTGCCGCCGCCGAACCTGCCGTGA
- a CDS encoding MarR family transcriptional regulator, with product MSRTPTPPRLPAAPDMLIGALLRVPAQAIHRRIIHELNTAGFDDLRLPHMAVLQFPGPDGVRPGVLAERAGMSKQAMNQLLRSLEGLGYVARSDAPDEGRARLVRLTKRGRAAYAKIHDILRDIERQWSDELGSKPFADLKRLLARVWDSPLAW from the coding sequence ATGTCAAGAACCCCCACGCCACCGCGTCTCCCCGCCGCGCCCGACATGTTGATCGGCGCACTGCTTCGGGTGCCGGCTCAGGCCATCCATCGGCGGATCATCCACGAGCTCAACACGGCCGGTTTCGACGACCTCCGGCTCCCACACATGGCCGTGCTGCAGTTTCCGGGGCCCGATGGCGTGCGTCCGGGCGTGCTCGCCGAGCGCGCCGGCATGAGCAAGCAGGCCATGAACCAGCTTCTGCGGAGTCTCGAAGGGCTCGGGTACGTCGCTCGGTCCGACGCTCCCGATGAGGGGCGCGCCCGGCTCGTCCGCCTTACGAAACGCGGACGCGCCGCCTACGCGAAGATCCACGACATCCTCCGCGACATCGAGCGCCAGTGGAGCGACGAGCTGGGCTCCAAGCCGTTCGCCGATCTCAAGAGGCTCCTCGCACGCGTCTGGGACAGTCCCTTGGCGTGGTAG
- a CDS encoding ferric reductase-like transmembrane domain-containing protein: MSVAYRAVGWNPQKRRYDAVVGAVVTALLALLVGGGALVQPNATIETLLIRGLGLTAFLLLHVILSIGPLCRLDRRLLPLLYNRRHLGVTMCLVALAHGAFAFVQFHTGGVVNPFVHLLSSGSWRSAADVPFQLFGATALGILVLMAATSHDFWLHNLTAPVWKALHMGVYAAYALLVAHVAFGALQSQRSPALAAALGLGASWIAGLHLCAALRERARDTERTRTRDAERSRTRDDPARPWVDVCAVAAIPERRAFVACVSGERVAVFRHGDRLSAVSNVCQHQNGPLGEGKIVNGCIVCPWHGYEYVPETGASPPPFTEKVPTFRVRVDAGRVLVDPHPLPPGTYVEPARVA; this comes from the coding sequence ATGAGCGTCGCCTACCGGGCCGTCGGCTGGAACCCGCAGAAGCGCCGCTACGACGCCGTGGTGGGCGCCGTGGTGACGGCACTCCTCGCGCTGCTCGTCGGTGGAGGCGCGCTCGTCCAGCCGAACGCCACCATCGAGACGCTGCTCATTCGCGGGCTCGGCCTGACCGCGTTCCTCCTGCTCCACGTGATCCTGTCGATCGGGCCCCTCTGCCGCCTGGACCGGCGCCTGCTGCCCCTGCTCTACAACCGCCGCCATCTCGGCGTGACGATGTGCCTGGTCGCCCTGGCGCACGGCGCCTTCGCGTTCGTGCAGTTCCATACGGGAGGCGTCGTCAACCCGTTCGTGCATCTCCTCTCCAGCGGCTCGTGGCGATCCGCCGCCGACGTGCCGTTCCAGCTCTTCGGCGCCACGGCGCTGGGGATTCTCGTGCTGATGGCCGCGACGAGCCACGACTTCTGGCTGCACAACCTGACCGCGCCGGTCTGGAAAGCCCTTCACATGGGTGTCTACGCGGCGTACGCCCTTCTCGTGGCGCACGTGGCGTTCGGCGCTCTTCAGTCCCAGCGCTCCCCGGCGCTCGCCGCGGCGCTCGGTCTCGGCGCGTCGTGGATCGCGGGGCTGCACCTGTGCGCGGCCCTGCGGGAACGGGCGCGAGACACGGAACGGACACGGACGCGCGACGCAGAACGGTCACGGACGCGCGACGATCCCGCTCGCCCGTGGGTGGATGTCTGCGCGGTGGCCGCCATCCCCGAGAGGCGCGCGTTCGTCGCCTGCGTGTCTGGCGAGCGCGTGGCGGTCTTCCGGCACGGCGATCGCCTGTCGGCCGTGTCGAACGTGTGCCAGCACCAGAACGGCCCGCTGGGCGAAGGGAAGATCGTGAACGGCTGCATCGTGTGTCCGTGGCACGGCTACGAGTACGTGCCGGAGACGGGCGCGTCCCCGCCGCCGTTCACCGAGAAGGTTCCGACCTTCCGCGTGCGGGTGGACGCCGGCCGGGTGCTGGTGGACCCGCACCCGCTTCCGCCCGGCACCTACGTGGAACCCGCGAGGGTCGCGTGA